A region of Leifsonia xyli DNA encodes the following proteins:
- a CDS encoding AMP nucleosidase (Catalyzes the hydrolysis of AMP to form adenine and ribose 5-phosphate using water as the nucleophile): MVDAENTIDTTPAPSEHAMRDKAGIVRDWLPRYTGTPVEEFGEYILLTNFADYVQRFAEWYETDVRGLDRSMPNATADGITMIDFGMGSPNAATVMDLLSAVCPKAALFLGKCGGIKPKSRVGDLVLPIAAIRGEGTSNDYLPPEVPALPAFQLQRAVSSTIRDFKQDYWTGTVYTTNRRVWEHDDTFKDYLRRTRCMAVDMETATVFAAGFANRIPSGALLLVSDQPMTPEGVKTTESDAGVTRDYVERHIRIGVEALRLVRRNGRSVRHLRFDE, from the coding sequence GTGGTGGATGCGGAGAACACGATCGACACGACGCCCGCTCCCTCCGAGCACGCGATGCGCGACAAGGCGGGGATCGTCCGGGACTGGCTGCCGCGTTACACCGGGACGCCTGTGGAGGAGTTCGGCGAGTACATCCTGCTGACGAACTTCGCCGACTACGTGCAGCGTTTCGCCGAGTGGTATGAGACGGACGTGCGCGGCCTCGACCGGTCGATGCCCAACGCGACCGCGGACGGCATCACGATGATCGACTTCGGCATGGGCAGCCCGAACGCGGCGACCGTGATGGATCTGCTGTCGGCGGTCTGCCCGAAGGCGGCGCTCTTCCTGGGCAAGTGCGGCGGGATCAAGCCGAAGAGCCGCGTCGGCGACCTGGTCCTGCCGATCGCGGCGATCCGCGGTGAGGGCACGTCGAACGACTACCTTCCGCCGGAGGTGCCCGCGCTGCCGGCGTTCCAGCTGCAGCGTGCTGTGTCGTCGACGATCCGCGACTTCAAGCAGGACTACTGGACCGGAACGGTCTACACGACGAACCGGCGCGTCTGGGAGCACGACGACACGTTCAAGGACTACCTGCGCCGCACGCGGTGCATGGCGGTGGACATGGAGACGGCGACGGTGTTCGCCGCTGGGTTCGCGAACCGCATCCCGAGCGGCGCGCTGCTGCTCGTGTCGGACCAGCCGATGACGCCGGAGGGTGTGAAGACGACCGAGAGCGATGCCGGGGTCACGCGCGACTACGTCGAGCGGCACATCCGCATCGGGGTGGAGGCGCTGCGGCTGGTGCGCCGCAACGGCCGCAGCGTGCGGCACCTGCGCTTCGACGAGTAG
- a CDS encoding error-prone DNA polymerase — MGFDNPPIPWAEFERRLSGRRTGQQTDERPSSRKRQKYVPQAIPEEPADGAVPYAELHAHSNFSFLDGASSPEELLEEATRLNLHALALTDHDGMYGVVHLAEAAEAYDRVKTVFGAELSLSLTKPQNGEPDPEGSHLVLLARRQEGYHRLAAAITDGQLAGDEKGRPVYRLEELSERAAGEWMVLTGCRKGDVRLALAEHGERAAEREVARLAELFGHDNVLVELIDQGGPRDSTDNDILTRIAGRLGLPTVATNNVHYASPRQYPLATAVAAVRARRSLDELDGWLPAAGAAHLRSGAEMARRFARYPGAVERTVGIADDLAFRLRSARPRLPKQDVPEGHTPMSWLRELTWRGAAERYPDLDRDPAKRERIERELDVIEAKDFPGYFLIVHDIVRFARSRGILCQGRGSAANSAVVYLLGITAVDSIKYDLPFERFLSSMREEEPDIDVDFDSDRREEVIQYVYAKYGRHNAAQVANVITYRPKNAVRDMAKALGYSTGQQDAWSKQIDSWGSVQTSDDHDIPDDVVGLAQQVLKFPRHLGIHSGGMVLTDRPVGEVCPIEHARMEGRTVLQWDKDDCAWMGLVKFDLLGLGMLSALDYSMRTIEASLGEKWTLETIPKEEAGVYDMLCRADSIGVFQVESRAQIGTLPRLQPRRFYDLVIEIALIRPGPIQGGAVHPYIRRKLGKEEVTYLHPALVPVLERTMGVPLFQEQLMQMAVAVGDCTAEDADQLRRAMGSKRGVEKIDALKAKLYEGMAHNGITGDDADAIYGKIEAFASFGFAESHAISFALLVYVSSWMKLHYPGAFLAGLLRAQPMGFYSPRTLTADARRHGVVVQRPDIQRSGVFPLLEPLDAARPGPTGSDACLDPEQPPIDPFDPRIPLDVDAHRRDGGHAVRLGLAGVTSIGEKLAERIVAEREAYGPYRDLSDLARRTGLNTAQLEALAAAGAFEGFDLSRRQAIWEAGNAAQERPEYLAGTAITVQPPLLPLLSPAEQLASDLWSTGISTDDHPIRFLRPALSARGVYPADTLIHGESGRRIEVGGVVTHRQRPATAAGVTFLNIEDETGMVNVICPVGVWNRYRRVARQAPAMIVRGILERSEEGVVNIVADKLEALDTGIRTVSRDFR, encoded by the coding sequence ATGGGATTCGACAACCCGCCCATCCCCTGGGCCGAGTTCGAGCGGCGGCTCTCGGGCCGACGCACCGGCCAGCAGACCGACGAGCGGCCCTCGTCGCGCAAGCGGCAGAAGTACGTCCCGCAGGCCATCCCGGAGGAGCCCGCCGACGGCGCCGTCCCGTACGCGGAGCTGCACGCGCACAGCAACTTCAGCTTCCTCGACGGCGCCTCCTCCCCGGAAGAGCTGCTCGAAGAGGCGACGCGCCTGAATCTGCACGCGCTCGCGCTGACCGACCACGACGGCATGTACGGCGTCGTGCACCTGGCCGAGGCGGCGGAGGCCTACGACCGGGTCAAGACGGTCTTCGGCGCCGAGCTCTCCCTCTCGCTCACCAAGCCGCAGAACGGCGAGCCCGACCCGGAGGGCAGCCACCTCGTCCTGCTGGCCCGGCGGCAGGAGGGCTACCACCGTCTCGCCGCCGCGATCACCGACGGGCAGCTCGCCGGAGACGAGAAGGGGCGGCCGGTCTACCGGCTCGAGGAGCTGTCCGAGCGCGCGGCCGGCGAGTGGATGGTCCTGACGGGCTGCCGCAAGGGCGACGTGCGCCTCGCCCTCGCCGAGCACGGCGAGCGGGCCGCGGAGCGCGAGGTGGCCCGGCTGGCCGAGCTGTTCGGGCACGACAACGTGCTCGTCGAGCTGATCGACCAGGGCGGCCCGCGCGACTCCACGGACAACGACATCCTGACCAGGATCGCCGGGCGCCTCGGCCTGCCGACGGTCGCGACCAACAACGTCCACTACGCGAGCCCCCGGCAGTACCCGCTGGCGACCGCAGTCGCGGCCGTGCGCGCCCGGCGCAGCCTCGACGAGCTCGACGGCTGGCTGCCCGCGGCCGGCGCGGCGCACCTCCGCAGCGGCGCCGAGATGGCCCGGCGCTTCGCGCGCTACCCCGGCGCGGTCGAGCGCACGGTCGGGATCGCCGACGACCTCGCCTTCCGGCTGCGGAGCGCCCGGCCGCGGCTGCCGAAGCAGGACGTCCCGGAGGGGCACACGCCGATGAGCTGGCTGCGCGAGCTCACCTGGCGCGGCGCCGCCGAGCGCTACCCCGACCTCGACCGCGACCCCGCCAAGCGGGAGCGCATCGAGCGCGAACTCGACGTGATCGAGGCCAAGGACTTCCCCGGCTACTTCCTCATCGTCCACGACATCGTCCGGTTCGCCCGCAGCCGCGGCATCCTCTGCCAGGGCCGGGGCTCCGCGGCGAACTCGGCGGTGGTCTACCTGCTCGGCATCACCGCCGTCGACTCGATCAAGTACGACCTGCCGTTCGAGCGGTTCCTCTCCAGCATGCGAGAAGAGGAGCCCGACATCGACGTCGACTTCGACTCCGACCGGCGAGAAGAGGTCATCCAGTACGTCTACGCGAAGTACGGCCGGCACAACGCCGCCCAGGTCGCCAACGTCATCACCTACCGGCCCAAGAACGCCGTGCGCGACATGGCGAAGGCCCTCGGCTACTCCACCGGCCAGCAGGACGCCTGGAGCAAGCAGATCGACTCCTGGGGCAGCGTCCAGACCAGCGACGACCACGACATCCCGGACGACGTGGTCGGTCTCGCGCAGCAGGTGCTGAAGTTCCCGCGGCACCTCGGCATCCACTCCGGCGGGATGGTGCTGACCGACCGGCCCGTCGGCGAGGTGTGCCCGATCGAGCACGCCCGCATGGAGGGCCGCACGGTGCTGCAGTGGGACAAGGACGACTGCGCCTGGATGGGCCTGGTCAAGTTCGACCTGCTCGGTCTCGGCATGCTGTCGGCGCTCGACTACTCGATGCGCACGATCGAGGCGTCGCTCGGCGAGAAGTGGACGCTCGAGACCATCCCGAAAGAAGAGGCGGGCGTGTACGACATGCTCTGCCGGGCCGACTCCATCGGAGTGTTCCAGGTCGAGAGCCGCGCCCAGATCGGCACGCTGCCGAGGCTGCAGCCGCGCCGGTTCTACGACCTCGTGATCGAGATCGCGCTCATCCGCCCGGGCCCCATCCAGGGCGGCGCGGTGCACCCGTACATCCGCCGCAAGCTCGGCAAAGAAGAGGTCACCTACCTGCACCCGGCGCTGGTGCCGGTGCTGGAGCGGACGATGGGGGTCCCGCTGTTCCAGGAGCAGCTGATGCAGATGGCCGTCGCGGTCGGCGACTGCACCGCCGAGGACGCCGACCAGCTGCGCCGCGCGATGGGATCGAAGCGCGGTGTCGAGAAGATCGACGCCCTCAAAGCCAAGCTCTACGAGGGCATGGCGCACAACGGCATCACCGGCGACGATGCCGACGCGATCTACGGCAAGATCGAGGCGTTCGCGAGCTTCGGCTTCGCCGAGAGCCACGCCATCAGCTTCGCCCTGCTCGTCTACGTCAGCTCGTGGATGAAGCTGCACTACCCCGGCGCGTTCCTCGCCGGGCTGCTGCGGGCGCAGCCGATGGGCTTCTACTCGCCGCGCACCCTCACCGCCGACGCCCGCCGGCACGGCGTCGTGGTGCAGCGGCCGGACATCCAGCGCTCGGGCGTCTTTCCCCTGCTCGAGCCGCTCGACGCGGCGCGCCCGGGGCCGACCGGTTCCGACGCGTGCCTCGACCCCGAGCAGCCGCCGATCGACCCGTTCGACCCGCGTATCCCGCTCGACGTCGACGCCCACCGCCGCGACGGAGGCCACGCCGTGCGGCTGGGGCTCGCGGGCGTCACCTCCATCGGCGAGAAGCTCGCGGAGCGGATCGTCGCCGAGCGCGAGGCGTACGGCCCGTACCGCGACCTCTCCGACCTGGCCCGCCGCACCGGGCTCAACACCGCCCAGCTCGAGGCGCTCGCCGCGGCCGGCGCGTTCGAGGGCTTCGACCTGAGCCGGCGCCAGGCGATCTGGGAGGCGGGCAACGCCGCGCAGGAGCGTCCCGAGTACCTGGCGGGCACCGCGATCACCGTGCAGCCGCCGCTGCTGCCCCTGCTCTCCCCCGCCGAGCAGCTGGCCAGCGACCTCTGGTCGACCGGCATCTCGACGGACGACCATCCGATCCGGTTCCTGCGCCCGGCGCTCTCCGCGCGCGGCGTCTACCCGGCCGACACGCTCATCCACGGCGAGTCGGGCCGCCGCATCGAGGTCGGCGGTGTGGTCACCCACCGGCAGCGGCCGGCGACGGCGGCCGGGGTGACCTTCCTCAACATCGAGGATGAGACCGGGATGGTCAACGTCATCTGCCCGGTCGGTGTCTGGAACCGCTACCGCCGGGTGGCGCGGCAGGCGCCGGCGATGATCGTCCGCGGCATCCTGGAGCGCAGCGAGGAGGGCGTCGTCAACATCGTCGCCGACAAGCTCGAAGCGCTCGACACCGGCATCCGCACCGTCTCGCGGGACTTCCGGTGA
- a CDS encoding DNA polymerase, with translation MAGVHDPAVTRAIVVWCPDWPVIASRQALDLPADLPLALVDKGLVFACSDAARADGVKRGLRMREAQARCPQLEVVPYDPVQDARAFEPVLAAIEEITPGVQPVRPGTCVLRARGPARYYGGEDEAAAELLRCLEGLGLPDARVGIADGPFAAEQAARSTGRGRVRVIPAGGSPAFLAPQPVSQLGLADLTPLLRRLGLHTLGDIAALSRVDMRERFGERGEHAHTLASGLDGAAVVPRTPPTQLERAIEFEPPLDRVDQVTFAVRGTAEQFVAALTKAGLVCTSLRVEVTDETGRVSDRTWLHPRLFSAPDVVDRVRWQLQGAGAIDSGLSSPIARVVLEPVAVDDIGHHEDGLWGGGADERIHHGLTRVQSMLGHEAVVTATIAGGRAPAERQVLVPWGDRPVGVARADRPWPGSLPAPAPSTVFEVPRPVAVLTDEGATVEVTDRGDVTAPIARFSPTGRPADARPVDSWAGPWPVKERWWDASLARALHRFQLVDADGTAWLLALTGEAWFAEARYD, from the coding sequence ATGGCCGGCGTGCACGACCCCGCCGTCACCCGCGCCATCGTGGTGTGGTGCCCGGACTGGCCGGTGATCGCCTCCCGGCAGGCGCTCGACCTCCCCGCCGACCTGCCGCTGGCGCTGGTCGACAAGGGGCTGGTGTTCGCCTGCTCCGACGCGGCCCGCGCCGACGGCGTCAAGCGCGGCCTCCGGATGCGCGAGGCGCAGGCCCGCTGCCCGCAGCTGGAGGTCGTCCCCTACGACCCGGTGCAGGATGCGCGCGCGTTCGAGCCGGTGCTCGCCGCGATCGAGGAGATCACTCCCGGTGTCCAACCGGTGCGTCCCGGCACGTGCGTGCTCCGAGCGCGCGGGCCGGCCCGCTACTACGGCGGAGAGGACGAGGCGGCCGCCGAGCTGCTCCGCTGCCTCGAGGGCCTCGGACTGCCGGATGCGCGCGTCGGCATCGCCGACGGCCCGTTCGCGGCGGAGCAGGCCGCCCGCTCGACCGGCCGCGGCCGGGTGCGCGTCATCCCGGCCGGGGGCTCCCCCGCGTTCCTGGCGCCGCAGCCGGTGTCCCAGCTGGGCCTCGCCGACCTGACGCCTCTGCTGCGCCGGCTGGGCCTGCACACCCTCGGCGACATCGCCGCGCTCTCGAGGGTCGACATGCGCGAGCGCTTCGGCGAGCGGGGCGAGCACGCGCACACCCTCGCCAGCGGGCTCGACGGCGCGGCCGTGGTGCCGCGGACGCCGCCGACGCAGCTCGAGCGGGCCATCGAGTTCGAGCCGCCGCTCGACCGGGTCGATCAGGTGACCTTCGCCGTCCGGGGCACCGCCGAGCAGTTCGTCGCCGCCCTCACCAAAGCCGGGCTGGTCTGCACGTCGCTGCGGGTCGAGGTGACCGACGAGACCGGCCGGGTGAGCGATCGCACCTGGCTGCACCCGCGGCTGTTCTCGGCGCCCGACGTGGTCGACCGCGTGCGCTGGCAGCTGCAGGGGGCGGGGGCGATCGACTCCGGCCTCTCGTCGCCGATCGCCCGCGTCGTGCTCGAGCCCGTGGCGGTCGACGACATCGGGCACCACGAAGACGGACTGTGGGGCGGCGGAGCCGACGAGCGCATCCACCACGGCCTCACCCGCGTGCAGAGCATGCTCGGGCACGAGGCGGTGGTCACGGCCACGATCGCGGGAGGCCGGGCGCCCGCCGAGCGGCAGGTGCTGGTGCCGTGGGGCGACCGGCCGGTGGGCGTCGCCCGCGCCGACCGGCCGTGGCCCGGGTCGCTGCCCGCGCCCGCGCCGTCCACCGTGTTCGAGGTGCCCCGACCCGTCGCCGTCCTGACGGACGAGGGCGCGACGGTCGAGGTGACCGACCGCGGCGATGTGACGGCTCCGATCGCGCGGTTCTCCCCCACCGGCCGGCCCGCAGATGCACGTCCGGTCGACTCGTGGGCAGGTCCATGGCCGGTGAAGGAGCGGTGGTGGGACGCCTCCCTCGCCCGCGCTCTGCACCGCTTCCAGCTGGTCGACGCCGACGGCACGGCGTGGCTGCTCGCCCTCACCGGCGAGGCCTGGTTCGCAGAGGCGAGGTACGACTGA